The Streptomyces sp. A2-16 sequence CGGTGGGGTCTTCAGGTTGGTCGGGAGTTCGTCGAAACTCTCCACCGACCCCTTGGCCGCGAGCCCGAGCGCGCCGGCCGCGGGCAGCGCGATGCCGGCCATCACCGCTCCCGCGAGGACACTGACACCGAGGAACTTGGCGGCCTGCTGCGTGGGCGACAGACCGCCGCCCGAGCGCTTCTTCGACATAGGGGGCAGCCTAATCCGTACTCATGAGCGTTCAGAGGGAGCCCATGTCACGGCATGGCGACGGAAGCGGGCACGACCGCGTCGGAGCGGGCATGACGACAGAGCGCCCTACCTTCTCATTCGCCGGACACGCGCACAGGCCTTGGCCTAAGCTGCTCTCAACTGTCACAGCAGTAGGGCCACGTATCAATACGTCCGGCGACCCCGAATCGTTCCGGTCGTTCCTCGACTTTTTTGTTGAGGACGTGTCCGAATCCGCCTCGTGTGTCATCAGGTGCCCGTTGTGACGCAAGACAAGTGTCCTGGTTTGCCGGGATAGTCATGTATGTCGCGGCCTCACTCCCCCGGGTGATCTGCCGCTTACGCATAGTCCGTTCGGGCCATTCAAGATTGGGCCCGAAGGGGGTGTTGCGCTGTGCCTCCCTTCCGTAACGTCCTCAACTGGCGGCGGTGAATATGCCGCTGCCGCCGTGGGGGAGCCTCGATTCGGGAGAGGACGGCGCCGGTATGGGCTGGGTAGTCGACTGGAGTGCGCAGGCGGCCTGCCGCACTACCGATCCGGATGAACTGTTCGTTCAAGGAGCAGCGCAGAACCGGGCGAAGGCGGTGTGCACCGGATGTCCGGTGCGCACGGAGTGCCTCGCCGACGCGCTGGACAACCGCGTCGAGTTCGGCGTGTGGGGAGGCATGACAGAGCGCGAGCGTCGCGCGCTGCTGCGCCGGCGGCCGACGGTCACGTCGTGGCGCAGGCTGCTGGAGACGGCGCGCGTCGAGTACGAGCGAGGGGTCGGCATCCTGCCCCTCGAGGACGACGAGATCTACGAGAACTACGCGGCGGTGGGCTGAGGGCACAACCCTCGGTTCACGGTGCGCGCAGGGTCGGCTCAGCCGACGTCCGTGCCTGGCTCGGGCAGCTCCGGCCGCCCGGCCGCGAGCCGGTTTCCGATGTCCCGCAGCCCCGCGAGGTCGTGCACATCGCCGGGCAGCGCGGCCACTTCGGCCACCGCCACCTCGGGGTGGAGCGCGGTGAAGCGGTCACGCGTGCGCTGCTCGCGGGAGAGCAGTTGCATACGGTCCGCATGCAGCCTCAGCAGGCCTGCGGTGAGCTGGTCGACGGTGCGCTCCGGGTCGACGGGGGAGTCCGACTCGGAAGCGGGAGATTCTGAACTGTCGTACGTGTCGGGAGAGTTACGAAGTCCAGCTTTCCCGCCCTCCTGATCGACAATGCGGGGCTCTTCAAGATTTTCCGCGGCGGCGAGCGCCCGCTCGGCCGAGAGCCGGTCGGCGCCGCTGCCGTGGACCCTGTTGAGCACCAGGCCGGCCAGCGGCATGCTCTCGGCGGCCAGCCGCTCCACGAAGTACGCGGCCTCGCGCAGCGCGTCCCGCTCCGGGGCCGCGACCACCAGGAACGCCGTCCCGGGCGCCTGGAGCAGCTTGTACGTCGCGTCCGCGCGCGTGCGGAACCCGCCGAAGGTCGTGTCCATCGCGGACACGAACGTCTGGACGTCCTTGAGGAGTTGACCGCCCAGCAGCTTGCCGAGGGTGCCGGTCATCATCGACATCCCGACGTTCAGGAACTTCATCCCCGCCCGTCCGCCGAGCTTGGCCGGGGCGGTGAGCAGCCGGATGAGCCTTCCGTCGAGGAACGAGCCCAGCCGCTTCGGCGCGTCCAGGAAGTCGAGGGCGGAACGGGAGGGAGGGGTGTCGACGACGATCAGGTCCCACTCGTCCCGGGCCCGCAGCTGCCCGAGCTTCTCCATCGCCATGTACTCCTGCGTGCCCGCGAAGCCCGCAGAGAGCGACTGGTAGAAGGGGTTGTTCAGGATCGCGGCCGCCCGCTCGCGGTCCGCATGCGCCTCGACGATCTCGTCGAAGGTGCGCTTCATGTCGAGCATCATCGCGTGCAACTCGCCGCTCGCCGAGTCGTCGAGACCCTTCACCCGCCGCGGGACGTTGTCCAGCGAGTCGATGCCCATCGACTGGGCGAGCCTGCGGGCCGGGTCGATGGTGAGGACGACGACCTTGCGGCCCCGCTCGGCGGCGCGCAGGCCGAGCGCCGCCGCCGTCGTGGTCTTGCCGACACCTCCCGAACCGCAGCACACCACGATGCGGGTGCCGGGATCGTCGATCAGCGGATCGAGGTCGAGCACGGGGGCGGGGGAGAGACGGTGGTGCCGGTCGTGCGCGTGGGCGTCCGGGCTCATGACATCCCCTGCTTCCGCAGCTCGGTGGCCAGTTCGTACAGACCCGCCAGGTCCATGCCCTCGGTCAGCAAGGGCAGTTCGTGCAGCGGCAGCCCCAGCTCGCCGAGGACCGAGCGCTGTTCGTGCTCCAGTTCGTACCGCTCGGCGTACTCCTCGGCCTGCTGGATCAGCGGGTCGACCAGCTTCTCGGCGTTGCCACCGCGGCGGGCGCCGCCGAGTCCGGCCGAGGACAGCGCCTTCGCCACGGCTGAACGCTGTGTGGTCCGTACGAGTTCCAGATCGGTGCCGTCCAACACCTCCGGGCGCACCATGTTCACGACGATCCGGCCCACCGGGAGCTGGGCAGCCCTGAGCTCGGCGATGCCGTCCGCGGTCTCCTGGACGGGCATCTCCTCCAGGAGCGTCACCAGGTGGACGGCCGTCTCCTTGGACTTCAGCACCCGCATCACGGCCTGTGCCTGATTGTGTATCGGGCCGATCTTGGCGAGTCCCGCGACCTCGTCGTTGACGTTCAGGAAGCGGGTGATACGGCCGGTGGGGGGCGCGTCCATCACGACGTAGTCGTAGACGAAGCGACCGGACTTGTCCTTGCGGCGGACCGCCTCGCACGCCTTGCCCGTCAGGAGGACGTCTCTGAGCCCGGGCGCGATGGTGGTCGCGAAGTCGATCGCGCCGAGCTTCTTGAGGGCTCTGCCCGCACCGCCGAGTTTGTAGAACATCTGGAGGTAGTCCAGAAGGGCCAGTTCGGGGTCGATGGCCAGTGCGTACACCTCCCCGCCCCCCGGAGCGACGGCGATCTTCCGCTCCTCGTAGGGCAGCGCCTCCGTTTCGAAGAGCTGCGCGATTCCCTGGCGACCCTCCACCTCGACGAGAAGCGTGCGCTTCCCCTCGGTGGCGAGGGCCAACGCGAGGGCTGCGGCGACCGTGGTCTTTCCGGTCCCGCCCTTGCCGCTGACGACCTGGAGCCTGCTCACGTATTCGAGCGTAACCAGTCGGCGGCGAACCTAAGCAGGAGGCTGTGGATAACGCGGGTGCGGACTGTGGGTCGGGGGAGGCCGGAGCGCGGGGTGCGGAGCGGCTCAGAGCCCGGGGTGAGCAGCGGCTAAAGTCGGCCGCATGACCAAGAAGTGGGAATACGCGACCGTGCCGCTGCTCGTCCACGCCACGAAGCAGATTCTGGACACCTGGGGCGAGGACGGGTGGGAGCTCGTGCAGGTCGTGCCCGGGCCGAACAACCCCGAGCAGCTGGTGGCGTACCTGAAGCGGGAGAAGGCGGCGTGAGCGGGGCGGTCGAGGCGCGGCTCGCGGAGCTCGGGCTGACGTTGCCGGAGGTCGTGCCGCCGCTGGCCGCGTATCAGCCGGCCGTGCAGTCGGGGGTGTACGTGTACACCTCCGGTCAGCTGCCCATGGTCGACGGGAAGCTTCCGGTGACCGGGAAGGTGGGGGCGGAGGTCACGGCCGAGGAGGCGAAGGCGCTGGCGCGGACGTGTGCGTTGAATGCCTTGGCGGCGGTGAAGTCCGTGGCGGGTGACCTGGACCGGATCGCGCGTGTGGTGAAGGTCGTGGGGTTCGTGGCGTCGGCCTCGGACTTCACGGGGCAGCCGGGTGTGATCAACGGGGCGAGCGAGCTGTTGGGCGAGGTCCTCGGCGAGGCCGGTGTGCATGCGCGGAGTGCGGTGGGAGTGGCTGTGCTGCCGCTGGACGCGCCGGTCGAGGTCGAGGTGCAGGTGGAGCTGACTTCGGCGTGAGGTCCTCCGGTGGGGGCGGGCCCCGCGCCCTTGAAATGCCTGCGGCGCAGCTGCGGGTTCGGTGGGGGCGTGCGTAGCGCATCGGCCCTGGTGGTGGGGTCGGGGCCGGGGTGGGGGGTGTCCGTCCTCGGTCCGGCGGTTGCTGTCTATTGAGCAGGGCCCGGTAACGGACGCCGGCCGCTGCGGGCGGACACCCCCCACCCCGTCCCCTGCGCGCCGTACGCGGCTTGCGGCCCGTCGTGGGCGCGCGGTCCGGCCACCGGCTCGTGGTGCCGCGCGGTCCGGAGAACGGCTCGTGGTGCCGCGCGGTCCGGGCGAACGGCCCGTCCTGGCGCCGGGTCACTGCACCTCCCCAGGGGCGCGGGGAACTGCGCGACAAGCCACGACGCACCCGCACCCGCCCGACCACCTGGCCCGGCACCCCCATACGCGCCCCGCTCCAGCCCAGCGCAGCTGATCGCTCTCGAACATCTGCTCTTCAGGAGTTAGCCTCCGGCCATGGCAAACGGGCAGTGGTACCCAGCGGAATGGCCGGACCGTATCCGTGCGCTCGCGGACGGCTCGCTCGAGCCGGCCGTGCCCAGACGCGCTGCCACCGTGATGCTGCTGAAGGACGGGCCGGCCGGGACGGTCGTGCACATGTTGCGCAGGCGGGCGTCGATGGCGTTCGCGGGAGGGGCGTACGCCTATCCCGGGGGTGGTGTCGACCCGCGGGACGACGAGCACCACATCCACTGGGCGGGCCCCACGCGCGCGTGGTGGGCGGACCGGTTCGGGGTGGATGAGACGGCGGCTCAGGCGATCGTGTGCGCGGCCGTGCGGGAGACGTACGAGGAGGCGGGCGTCCTGCTCGCCGGGCCGACGGCCGAGTCGGTGATCGGTGACACCACGGGCGCGGAGTGGGAGGCCGACCGTGCTGCCCTCGTCGCGCGGGATCTCTCCTTCGCGGAGTTCCTGGAACGCCGGGGGCTCGTGCTGCGATCCGATCTGCTCGGGGCCTGGACGCGCTGGATCACTCCCGAGTTCGAGCCCCGTCGCTACGACACGTGGTTCTTCGTCGCCGCCCTCCCGCAGGGACAGCGCACCCGCAACGCCTCCACCGAGGCCGACCGTACGGTGTGGATCCGGCCCCAGGACGCGGCGGACGGCTACGACAAGGGCGAGTTGCTGATGATGCCGCCCACCATCGCCACGCTGCGGCAGATCGCCGCGTACGGCAGTGCCGCCGAGGCGCTCGCCGCCGCTCCCGGGCGGGATCTGACGCCCGTGCTCGCGCAGGCCCGGCTGGTGGACGGCG is a genomic window containing:
- the wblA gene encoding transcriptional regulator WblA — translated: MGWVVDWSAQAACRTTDPDELFVQGAAQNRAKAVCTGCPVRTECLADALDNRVEFGVWGGMTERERRALLRRRPTVTSWRRLLETARVEYERGVGILPLEDDEIYENYAAVG
- a CDS encoding RidA family protein produces the protein MSGAVEARLAELGLTLPEVVPPLAAYQPAVQSGVYVYTSGQLPMVDGKLPVTGKVGAEVTAEEAKALARTCALNALAAVKSVAGDLDRIARVVKVVGFVASASDFTGQPGVINGASELLGEVLGEAGVHARSAVGVAVLPLDAPVEVEVQVELTSA
- a CDS encoding NUDIX hydrolase, which encodes MANGQWYPAEWPDRIRALADGSLEPAVPRRAATVMLLKDGPAGTVVHMLRRRASMAFAGGAYAYPGGGVDPRDDEHHIHWAGPTRAWWADRFGVDETAAQAIVCAAVRETYEEAGVLLAGPTAESVIGDTTGAEWEADRAALVARDLSFAEFLERRGLVLRSDLLGAWTRWITPEFEPRRYDTWFFVAALPQGQRTRNASTEADRTVWIRPQDAADGYDKGELLMMPPTIATLRQIAAYGSAAEALAAAPGRDLTPVLAQARLVDGEIVLSWPGHDEFTKHIPTGGAPA
- a CDS encoding DUF4177 domain-containing protein, whose product is MTKKWEYATVPLLVHATKQILDTWGEDGWELVQVVPGPNNPEQLVAYLKREKAA
- a CDS encoding ArsA family ATPase, with product MSPDAHAHDRHHRLSPAPVLDLDPLIDDPGTRIVVCCGSGGVGKTTTAAALGLRAAERGRKVVVLTIDPARRLAQSMGIDSLDNVPRRVKGLDDSASGELHAMMLDMKRTFDEIVEAHADRERAAAILNNPFYQSLSAGFAGTQEYMAMEKLGQLRARDEWDLIVVDTPPSRSALDFLDAPKRLGSFLDGRLIRLLTAPAKLGGRAGMKFLNVGMSMMTGTLGKLLGGQLLKDVQTFVSAMDTTFGGFRTRADATYKLLQAPGTAFLVVAAPERDALREAAYFVERLAAESMPLAGLVLNRVHGSGADRLSAERALAAAENLEEPRIVDQEGGKAGLRNSPDTYDSSESPASESDSPVDPERTVDQLTAGLLRLHADRMQLLSREQRTRDRFTALHPEVAVAEVAALPGDVHDLAGLRDIGNRLAAGRPELPEPGTDVG
- a CDS encoding ArsA-related P-loop ATPase; amino-acid sequence: MSRLQVVSGKGGTGKTTVAAALALALATEGKRTLLVEVEGRQGIAQLFETEALPYEERKIAVAPGGGEVYALAIDPELALLDYLQMFYKLGGAGRALKKLGAIDFATTIAPGLRDVLLTGKACEAVRRKDKSGRFVYDYVVMDAPPTGRITRFLNVNDEVAGLAKIGPIHNQAQAVMRVLKSKETAVHLVTLLEEMPVQETADGIAELRAAQLPVGRIVVNMVRPEVLDGTDLELVRTTQRSAVAKALSSAGLGGARRGGNAEKLVDPLIQQAEEYAERYELEHEQRSVLGELGLPLHELPLLTEGMDLAGLYELATELRKQGMS